A portion of the Pseudorasbora parva isolate DD20220531a chromosome 1, ASM2467924v1, whole genome shotgun sequence genome contains these proteins:
- the got2b gene encoding glutamic-oxaloacetic transaminase 2b, mitochondrial, whose product MAMALLKTTKLIFSVGSSTPSLAALPIRASSWWTEVQMGPPDPILGVTEAFKRDSNSKKMNLGVGAYRDDNGKPFVLNCVRKAEGLIASKMLDKEYLPIGGLGDFNKACAELALGPDSEVLKSKRSITVQTISGTGSLRVGANFLSRFHSAAKDVYLPKPSWGNHTPIFRDAGMQLKAYRYYDPATCGFDFSGALDDISQIPEHSVIMLHACAHNPTGVDPRPEQWKELSAVIKKRKLLVFFDMAYQGFASGDIDRDAWAVRYFIEQGHNVLLSQSFAKNMGLYGERVGGFTVVCADAEEAKRVESQLKILIRPIYSNPPMNGARIASTILTTPELRSIWLGEVKDMADRIIKMREMLVTNLQKEGSTHNWQHVTDQIGMFCFTGLKPEQVERLTKEFSVYMTKDGRISVAGVTSGNVGYLAHAIHQVTK is encoded by the exons atggCAATGGCTCTTCTTAAAACGACCAAGCTCATATTCTCTGTTGGGAGTTCGACGCCGTCGTTGGCTGCCCTACCCATTCGAGCCAG ctCATGGTGGACTGAGGTGCAGATGGGACCACCTGATCCCATCCTGGGGGTGACGGAGGCCTTCAAACGTGACTCAAACTCTAAGAAAATGAATCTGGGTGTGGGGGCATACAGGGACGACAATGGCAAGCCATTTGTTCTCAACTGTGTCCGCAAG GCAGAGGGTCTGATTGCCTCTAAGATGCTGGATAAAGAATATCTGCCCATTGGGGGTCTGGGTGATTTTAATAAGGCTTGTGCTGAGCTTGCACTGGGGCCGGACAGTGAGGTTCTCAAAAGCAAGAGG AGCATCACTGTCCAGACAATCTCAGGCACTGGTTCTTTGAGAGTTGGAGCCAACTTCCTG TCACGGTTCCACTCAGCAGCAAAAGATGTATACTTGCCGAAACCATCCTGGGGAAATCACACCCCTATTTTCCGTGACGCTGGTATGCAGCTGAAAGCATACCGTTACTACGATCCTGCTACCTGCGGCTTTGACTTCAGTGGAGCGCTTGATGACATCTCG CAAATTCCAGAGCACAGCGTAATCATGCTCCATGCTTGTGCTCATAACCCCACTGGTGTCGACCCCCGACCAGAGCAGTGGAAGGAGCTCTCGGCCGTTATTAAG AAGAGGAAACTTCTGGTGTTCTTTGACATGGCTTACCAGGGCTTTGCTAGTGGAGATATTGATCGAGATGCCTGGGCTGTAAGATACTTTATTGAGCAGGGCCACAACGTCCTCCTGTCTCAGTCCTTTGCTAAGAACATGGGTCTCTATG GTGAGCGGGTTGGAGGGTTTACAGTGGTGTGCGCAGATGCTGAGGAGGCTAAAAGGGTGGAGTCTCAGCTGAAAATCCTGATTCGCCCCATTTACTCTAACCCACCCATGAATGGAGCACGCATCGCTTCCACAATCCTCACAACACCAGAGCTACGGTCTATATG GCTGGGGGAGGTGAAGGATATGGCCGACCGTATcattaaaatgagagaaatgcTGGTGACTAATCTGCAAAAGGAGGGCTCCACTCATAACTGGCAACACGTGACTGACCAAATCGGCATGTTCTGCTTCACTGGACTCAAACCTGAGCAG GTGGAACGTCTGACAAAGGAGTTTTCTGTTTACATGACTAAAGATGGCCGTATCAGTGTTGCCGGTGTGACCTCTGGAAATGTGGGGTACCTGGCACATGCCATTCATCAGGTCACTAAGTAG